The nucleotide sequence AGGCCGTCGATCATCGCCTGCTCCTCGATGTCCTTCGGGATGGTCTTGAAGAACCCCATCAGGAGCCAGGTACAGAACGGGATCGTGAAGGTCGGGTAGACGAGGATCAGCGACCAGAGCGACTCCTGCAGCCCGAAGAACGACGCGAAGCGGGACAGCGGGATGAACAGGATCGTGGGCGGGACGAGGTACGTGAGGAAGATCCCGATCCCCAGCGTTTCCCCCCAGCCCCGGGCCCAGCGCGCGAGGGCGTACGCCGCGGGCACGGCGGTGGCCAGGGTGATGGCGACCACGGCGAACCCCACCACCACGGTGTTCAGCAGGTACCCGACGAAGTGGGTCTCGAAGAAGAGCAGCCTCAGGTGGTCGAGCGTGGGCGGCTCGTTGAACAGGAACGGGTTGTTCAGCGGGCTGAACAGGTCGTGGTCCCGCTTGAACGTCGCGATGACCATCCAGTAGAAGGGGAATGCGCTGAAGAAGGCGAACGTCCCCAGCAGCGTGTAGAGCCCCCCGCGCCGCGCGAGTTTCCCCAGGTGCGCCATCAGACCACCTCCGTCCGTCTCGCCATCCGCAGGATCAGGACGGCGGCGACCGCCAGCACGGGGAACATGAACAGGGAGATGGCCGCGCCCTGGGCCAGGTCCCCGGCCTCGATCCCCTTGAAGAACGTCCAGGAGGAGAGCACCTGCGTCATGTGCACCGGACCGCCCCGCGTGAGGACGTACACCACGACCAGGTCGGTGAACGTGAACACCACGCCGAAGAGGAAGGCGATGCTGACGATCGGCAGCGTGAGCGGGATCGTGATCATCAGCGTGCGCCGCCACGGGGAGGCGCCGTCGACCTCGGCGGCCTCGATCAGGTCCTTCGGAATCGAGCTCAAGCCCCCCAGCTGGATCACCGTGGCCAGCGGGAGGATCCGCCAGACGTTCACGAGGATGACCGACGCCATCGAGAGGCCGGGGACGCCGAGCCAGTAGAGGTTCGTCTGGTTCCCCAGGAGGGCGGTGGCGGTCCCGAGCGCCCCAAGGTAGCGCAGCACCCAGTCGATGGGGCTGAAGATCGAGTCGAACATCCAGAGCCAGCCGATCGTCCCCAGGGAGATCGGGGCGGTCCACGGGAGCATGATGAGGAACCGGACGATCCATTTCCCCCGGAACGATTTGAGGAGGGCGTTGGCCAGCACCCGGGACAGGACGATCACGATCGACTGGGAGAGGAGCGTGAACACGAAGGTGTTCCGCAGGGCGAGCCGGAACACCGGGTCCGCGAGGGCCGCCTGGAAATTCTGCAGTCCGACGATGCGCAGCCCCGGATCGCCGGTGGTCGCGTCGCTCAAGGAGTACAGGATCGCGAGGACGAAGGGGGCGCCGATCATCGCCACGATGAACACGACCGCGGGGGCGATCATCAGCTTCGCCAGCGCTCCCTCGTCGTCGAGGATCCCGCCGCGGCCGGCGGCGGGGGGCGCGGGATGCGCGGGGGCGGTCACTGCGCGCCGCCGGTGCGGGCCAGCCCGCTCTTCCGGTCGAACCGCCGCAGGTCCCTTGTGGCCACGGCGAACGGGTACGTCTTCCCCGCCTCGAGCGGGAGGGTGAGGGATCCGGGAAGGCGGGAGACGACGTGGCGCGCGTGCGATTTCTCCCCGACGTTCCCGTACACGAGCCGCTCCGCGCCGAGGTATTCGAGGTACGTCACCTCGAACGGGAAGGTGATCACCCCTTCCGACCCTTCGACCGCGTCGGCGGGAAGGAACGTTTCCGGCCGGAATCCCAGCAGAACGTCCTCCTGCTCAAGGAGGTTCATCGGGGGGGACCCGACGAACGTCGCGACGAAGGTGTCCGCGGGCCACTGGTAGATCTCGAGGGGGGTTCCGACCTGCCGGACCTTCCCCTGGCTCATCACGACGATCCGGTCTCCCAGCCCCATCGCTTCGACCTGGTCGTGGGTGACGTAGATCGTGGTGACGCCGACACGCCGCTGGAACTGCCGCAGCTCCTCGCGCGCGGACGTGCGCAGGAGCGCGTCGAGGTTGGAGAGCGGCTCGTCGAGCAGGAAGACGCTCGGCTCCCGCACCATGGCGCGCGCCAGCGCCACGCGCTGCCGCTCCCCGCCCGACAGCTGGCGCGGCTTCCGGTCGAGGAGTTTCCCGATCTTGAACATCCCCGCCGCCCACTCGACTTTTTTGCGGACCGTCTCCTCGTCGACCCCGCGGGCCCGGAGGGGGAAGGCGATGTTCCTGTAGACCGTCATGTGGGGATAGAGGGCGTAGCTCTGGAACACCATGGCGATGTTCCGCAGCCGGGGCGGCAGGTCCGTCACCACCGTCCCGTCGATGACGAGTTCCCCCGCGGTCGGGGTCTCGAT is from Deltaproteobacteria bacterium and encodes:
- a CDS encoding carbohydrate ABC transporter permease, coding for MAHLGKLARRGGLYTLLGTFAFFSAFPFYWMVIATFKRDHDLFSPLNNPFLFNEPPTLDHLRLLFFETHFVGYLLNTVVVGFAVVAITLATAVPAAYALARWARGWGETLGIGIFLTYLVPPTILFIPLSRFASFFGLQESLWSLILVYPTFTIPFCTWLLMGFFKTIPKDIEEQAMIDGLSRFGAMSRVVLPLAISGVLTVVVFSFTLSMHEFIYALTFISVSAKKTVSIGVPTELVRGDVFQWGPLMAGALIASVPVAVVYTFFLDRFVAGFTMGAVK
- a CDS encoding sugar ABC transporter permease, whose product is MIAPAVVFIVAMIGAPFVLAILYSLSDATTGDPGLRIVGLQNFQAALADPVFRLALRNTFVFTLLSQSIVIVLSRVLANALLKSFRGKWIVRFLIMLPWTAPISLGTIGWLWMFDSIFSPIDWVLRYLGALGTATALLGNQTNLYWLGVPGLSMASVILVNVWRILPLATVIQLGGLSSIPKDLIEAAEVDGASPWRRTLMITIPLTLPIVSIAFLFGVVFTFTDLVVVYVLTRGGPVHMTQVLSSWTFFKGIEAGDLAQGAAISLFMFPVLAVAAVLILRMARRTEVV
- a CDS encoding ABC transporter ATP-binding protein, translating into MGRVEIRSISKLFGEVRAVDNVDLATNEGEFLVLLGPSGCGKTTLLRMIAGIETPTAGELVIDGTVVTDLPPRLRNIAMVFQSYALYPHMTVYRNIAFPLRARGVDEETVRKKVEWAAGMFKIGKLLDRKPRQLSGGERQRVALARAMVREPSVFLLDEPLSNLDALLRTSAREELRQFQRRVGVTTIYVTHDQVEAMGLGDRIVVMSQGKVRQVGTPLEIYQWPADTFVATFVGSPPMNLLEQEDVLLGFRPETFLPADAVEGSEGVITFPFEVTYLEYLGAERLVYGNVGEKSHARHVVSRLPGSLTLPLEAGKTYPFAVATRDLRRFDRKSGLARTGGAQ